CCCATTCACTCTGCCGGCGATAATCGTACTCTAGTGCCTCGAACAACTTGCCCGTGCTCACCTTCACGATAATGATCAGGAAGAAGATGGCTAGCACGTAGCCGATGAGGTTGAAGACGCTTTTGGCCTTGGGTGAGACCTTGAGGTAAAGAATATCGACGTTGATGTGTGCCCGTTTCTGCTGGGCATAAGCACCACCCAACGCCGTGATGTAACCGAAGAGAAATAGCGATAAGTCGTAGGCCCAGATGGTGGGACTACCCAATACGTAGCGCGCGAACACTTCAAAGACGACGATACCGGCCAATACCGGCATCAGATAGGAAGCAGCTTTGCCCGTCAGCATGACGATGAGGTCAATACCGCGGCAGAGCCCCCTCAGTAAAGTAAGCATCTCAAGGGATCTCCTGAAATCATGCAAAAGGCGGAAAGCACCTTACGCACTTTCCGCCTCCTCCTGGCCTTCTCGTTACTGCGGTTTAAGGCGATGCGTCGTCACATCTCCCACAGACGAAGGCCCGATACTGGCACTTTAGAG
The genomic region above belongs to Halomonas sp. YLGW01 and contains:
- a CDS encoding TRAP transporter small permease, with product MLTLLRGLCRGIDLIVMLTGKAASYLMPVLAGIVVFEVFARYVLGSPTIWAYDLSLFLFGYITALGGAYAQQKRAHINVDILYLKVSPKAKSVFNLIGYVLAIFFLIIIVKVSTGKLFEALEYDYRRQSEWAPPMYHFWLMMIIACALFIAQFLRDSLNDIFYLATGTPLLKQKEGVHHGH